In Caldalkalibacillus thermarum, one DNA window encodes the following:
- a CDS encoding putative iron-sulfur cluster-binding metallochaperone, producing the protein MDCCTQTKREGTMKTSCPNCGQNGRHVPLVTLKSLLKPAALATLEPDRDYAFCPIPSCVTVYFALDGSLTFAAGDLKVPVFQKDSGMDVPVCYCFDWTRERIMEALRHAVEPLQEIKNHVQAGRCGCEVNNPQGACCMGNVAEFVRQVNEN; encoded by the coding sequence ATGGACTGTTGTACTCAGACGAAGCGAGAGGGAACGATGAAAACGAGTTGCCCGAACTGCGGGCAAAACGGAAGACATGTGCCGCTGGTGACGCTCAAGTCTTTGCTAAAACCTGCGGCTTTGGCGACGCTTGAACCTGACCGTGATTACGCCTTTTGCCCTATCCCGTCCTGTGTGACGGTCTATTTTGCGTTGGACGGTTCGTTGACCTTCGCCGCGGGAGACTTGAAAGTTCCCGTCTTTCAAAAGGATTCGGGCATGGATGTCCCCGTTTGTTACTGTTTTGACTGGACGAGGGAACGAATCATGGAAGCCTTGCGACACGCCGTTGAGCCGCTTCAGGAAATCAAGAACCATGTTCAGGCGGGGCGTTGCGGTTGTGAAGTGAATAACCCCCAGGGGGCTTGTTGCATGGGGAACGTGGCGGAGTTTGTTCGACAGGTGAACGAGAACTGA
- a CDS encoding YnfA family protein — translation MAKAIVLFLAAGLAEIGGGYLVWLWLRESKPIWVGVLGGIILVLYGIIPTLQSFPNFGRVYAAYGGVFIILAVFWGWFVDRKTPDLYDWIGAVICLAGVSVMLWGPRS, via the coding sequence ATGGCAAAGGCGATTGTTTTGTTTTTGGCGGCAGGATTGGCGGAAATCGGTGGCGGGTATCTGGTTTGGCTATGGCTGAGGGAATCCAAACCGATATGGGTCGGCGTGCTGGGAGGGATAATCCTTGTGCTGTACGGGATCATTCCCACCCTGCAAAGCTTCCCGAACTTTGGCCGAGTATATGCCGCCTACGGCGGGGTCTTTATTATTTTGGCGGTCTTCTGGGGATGGTTCGTGGACAGGAAAACGCCCGATCTCTACGACTGGATCGGAGCGGTGATTTGCCTGGCGGGAGTTTCCGTCATGTTGTGGGGTCCGCGGTCTTGA
- a CDS encoding ArsR/SmtB family transcription factor: MDIEKLAEMLKALADPTRLKMLAILQHRDCCVCEFVPVFKISQPAVSKHLSRLKTAGLVKESRKGQWVFYSLNREVLEQVGLALRQLPDMSDELKELEKQGLLVNVCCE; encoded by the coding sequence GTGGACATCGAAAAATTGGCGGAGATGCTGAAAGCGTTGGCCGATCCCACCCGTTTGAAAATGCTCGCAATACTCCAGCATCGGGATTGTTGCGTATGCGAATTCGTTCCTGTGTTCAAGATCTCCCAGCCAGCGGTTTCCAAACATTTAAGCCGATTGAAAACGGCGGGGTTAGTCAAGGAGAGCCGCAAAGGGCAATGGGTGTTTTACTCTCTGAACCGTGAAGTTCTTGAACAGGTTGGATTGGCGTTGAGGCAGTTGCCCGACATGTCGGATGAATTGAAAGAGCTAGAAAAACAGGGACTATTGGTTAATGTTTGCTGTGAATAA